A region of the Anolis carolinensis isolate JA03-04 chromosome 1, rAnoCar3.1.pri, whole genome shotgun sequence genome:
taaagTCTACTTCAGCAAATGCAACATCAGATGAATCTGTTGAAATAGACTTAGCTCTAATAAAGATTATGCTAACAAACTACCtactttctctcagtctcaaggctgcaacaacataaaaatattaacagAACACAATTGGTAGATAATTTTACCGCAGTCTCCTTCTACATGCCCCTGCTGTCTGAAGATTAGGTAACTCTCCAGAAGGAAATGGGATGTAAAATTGAAAGAGGGATCACCAGAGGCACCTTCTATTAGTGGAGCTTCCAACAGCCTCCTTCCATCAGCTTTTCTCAGGATTCAAGGCCATGCGGTTAAGAGagtatagggcccttccacacagccatatagccagaatatcaagacagataatctacaatatctgctttgaactggatgatccagttcaatgtagattttatacagctgtgtggaaggggccagagtccCAAAAGTAATGAGATACTGTTTTTGTGTCATGCAGGAGGACTAGGAAAGGAAAGTTGGGGTTGGGGCAGATGGAGGGGAAACCAAGGCATACAGTTTGGTTTTCCTTATTCATTCCACACTTTAGTAGCAGTTGGTAGGTTATCAAAGTGCATAGCAAGTAATATTAGTGTCTTGTCATGGGCAAAAATGCAGAGGAGTCTGGAGCAGCGACCTTGAACTTCAAGAACCGAGAACAATGTGACTCATGTGAAGACTGTTCTGCATACTTTCCCACCCACCGTACAGCCCTGACTTGCCTCCATGCAGTTTCTTTCCCCAAGCTCAAAACCCACCTCAAAGGATATCATTTTGGGATAGTTGAAAACATCCAAGCAGCTGCGAGAAGGACTTTGAACCAACATCTCAAGTGAAGACTTCCTCTACTGCAATGAAGAGTGGCAGCAACACTggaatgtcgcacctcaggttagtttcaccttgctaattacaccaggctgcacacaggttgaagtcttttgtagtttattaggaaataggaaataaatagttcttaaaaagcaaaagtaaagttccaaaacaaggctataaagtataatcagggccggccggagatattttttaatgggaagcgggggtgctgaaaagcgcccccgccacccgcgccctggccccgcccagcgtgccctggccccgcctcccacgctgcgtgggaggcggggccagggcgattagtgaggggggcggggccacagttggccccgcccccgcccagcgtggccattttgcccttagtaacaaactaagggcaaaaatggcttatctggctgtgcgcatgcgcacagccagataagccatttttgcccttagtttgttactaagggcaaaatggcctaggtgtgctgtgcgcacgcgcacagcacacctaggccattcgggcctgacttcctggtcgcggccggcgaccgcccgggcgatcgccggccgcgaccaggaagtcaggcccgaatgggctatctgcgctgtgcgcacgggcacagcgcagatagcccattcgggcctgacttcctggtcgcggccggcgatcgcccgggcggtcgccggccgcgaccaggaagtcaggcccgaatggcctaggtgtgctgtgcgcgtgcgcacagcacacctaggccattttgcccttagtaacaaactaagggcaaaaatggcttctctggctgtgcgcatgcgcacagccagagaagccatttttgcccttagtttgttactaagggcaaaatggcctagctgtgctgtgcgcacgcgcacagcacagctaggccattcgggcctgacttcctggtcgcggccggcgaccgcccgggcgatcgccggccgcgaccaggaagtcaggcccgaatgggctatctgcgctgtgcgcacgggcacagcgcagatagcccattcgggcctgacttcctggtcgcggccggcgatcgcccgggcggtcgccggccgcgaccaggaagtcaggcccgaatggcctaggtgtgctgtgcgcgtgcgcacagcacacctaggccattttgcccttagtaacaaactaagggcaaaaatggcttctctggctgtgcgcatgcgcacagccagagaagccatttttgcccttagtttgttactaagggcaaaatggcctagctgtgctgtgcgcacgcgcacagcacagctaggccattcgggcctgacttcctggtcgcggccggcgaccgcccgggcgatcgccggccgcgaccaggaagtcaggcccgaatgggctatctgcgctgtgcgcacgggcacagcgcagatagcccattcgggcctgacttcctggtcgcggccggcgatcgcccgggcggtcgccggccgcgaccaggaagtcaggcccgaatggcctaggtgtgctgtgcgcgtgcgcacagcacacctaggccattttgcccttagtaacaaactaagggcaaaaatggcttctctggctgtgcgcatgcgcacagccagagaagccatttttgcccttagtttgttactaagggcaaaatggcctaggtgtgctgtgcgcatgcgcacagcacacctaggccattcgggcctgacttcctggtcgcggccggcgaccgcccgggcgatcgccggccgcgaccaggaacttcctggtcgcggccggcgatcgcccgggcggtcgccggccgcgaccaggaagtcaggcccgaatggcctagctgtgctgtgcgcgtgcgcacagcacagctaggccattttgcccttagtaacaaactaagggcaaaaatggcttctctggctgtgcgcatgcgcacagccagagaagccatttttgcccttagtttgttactaagggcaaaatggcctagctgtgctgtgcgcacgcgcacagcacagctaggccattcgggcctgacttcctggtcgcggccggcgaccgcccgggcgatcgccggccgcgaccaggaagtcaggcccgaatggcgcccctagcagccagcgcccgaggcggccgcgtccgcggccgcctagtaacaaccggccctgagtataatccaagaaaacattaggcatgaaacaaggtcccattaatgcatgacaaaagTCTCataaacatgaacacacaaaggctacaAGATAATTCGAGAAAGCAAAAAACTTGCTTCTTGACTcaaacgagaagttgctttgacaaaggtttctctctcagtacactcttttaataccccttGCATAGTGTAGTATTCTTCGTATGAAGGaagctcaacagccagcagagtcttgtaggaaagagtttattccaaacattaggaaggctgctgaggctttgggtgcacaaaagctatatatcccagcaatcagtagttcttacattacagctgtagcaaccagagagtgtggcttaaaggcacagtataccacatctccccttcatacataataactacacatctgacaagacaaaacaaaatacattttataaaagtgttaaaaaaaaatcatacatcaaAATTACAAAAGTCTCTCATTAAAACTTGGCAGCTTCATTACATCACTAGACAGGTAAGAAAATATGTCTTCTATGGGGCCAGAGGTCACTAGTACTTAGCCCACCGTTGAGGATGGTCTTCAGCACCATCCTTCTAAGGAGTGTACCTTACAGGTTCAAACACAGGCCTGCCATGCGATGTCACATACGTTGGCTTTCTATCTGCTATTACATGTGCGTCACTTTTGTTCACAAACATCCCTTTAGAAccattatatgttgtatttcctTGAATTGTAGTTTCGGGTGTTTGGTTCCGTTGTTTTAATTGACGCCTATTACGTCCTGATTCTTTATTAGATATGACCGAGGCTGTTTACATTTTTCTATCACAACGGCAGGAAGCCATCTTTCTTTGCAATTATTGGATTGCATCCATACCAAATCTCCCTCTCTTAGTGGTTTGAGGGGTCTTGCTGTTCGatcataaaaatgtttctgtcttTCCTGAGCTCTTTGTAGATCTTGACGCACGTTAATAGGAATCCTAGGACATAATAAGTCAGTTGTTATGGGAAGTTTACTTCTCAGCATTCTGCCCATCAATATTTGTGCAGGTGAATATGATAGTCCTGTCACAGGTGTATTCCGGTACTCCAACAATGCTGCATACAGATCACCCCTTGCCTTTCCTACTTTATGTGTAAGTTGTTTTATAGACTGGATGGCTCGTTCTACCATACCATTAGATTGTGGATACCACGGACTACTAAAGCattgttcaaatccccattctttCGCAAATACTTTGAATTCTTGACTCGCAAATGGCATATTATCACTCACCACAATTAATGGAGTTCCATGTCTTGCAAACACAGATTTCATCTTGACAATTACTGTTCTTGCAGTTTTATCAGGTAAACTTACTACTTCTGGGTATTTTGAGAAATAGTCAATTACCAACAGAAAAGAGCGATTGTCCTGTTCAAATATATCCACTCCCACCTTCTGCCATGGCCCTTCTGGGATCTCATGGGGTTTAAGTGGTTCCTTTTGATTATTTGGGGCAAAACaagcacacacaaaacaactGCCAACAGCTGACTCAATATCTTTGGACATACCAGGCCAGTACATCAACTGTCTTGCTCTTTCTTTGGTTCTTTGAATCCCTTGATGGGACTCATGCAGCTGTGCAAGAACATTTTGTCTTTGGCTTGCCGGAATgattattctttctcccatgaAAAGAACCCCATCCCTATACCTTAGGTGATCTTTAACCGGCCAAAGAGATTTTGCTATTGGAGCCACCTTTCTCATGTACTTTGGCCATCCTTGGTTTAGGTATGTTTGAATCATCCTAAGCTAGGGATCACGTTTTGTTGCTTCTTGTATTAAACCCATTTTATCTGGGTGCATGGCTAATGTATTCACTTCGTATATCACTTTCTCATCTCCTATTGGATTTTCCTGACTTCCAGGGTGATCAACAGTAGCTCTTGACAAGGTATCAGCCAGATACATAAGTTTACCTGGAGTATATACAAAGTTAAGTTGATACTTCTGAAGCTGCAACAACATTCTTTGCAGACAAGCCGGGGCACTGCCTATTGGTTTTTTATAAATTGATTCTAAGGGCTTGTGATCAGTTTGAACTAGAACCATTTTACCAAACACATACTGATGGAACTTTTGTACTGCATATACAACAGCAAGCAATTCTTTCTCTATTTGAGCATAATTTTTCTCTGCAGAACTGAGTGCCCTTGAAGCATAAGACACTGGCTTATTATCCTGTAGGAGACATGCTCCTAAGCCATCTTTTGAAGCATCTGCTTGGATAACAACTGGTTTTGTCACATCAAAATACTGCAGTACAGGTGCATCGCACAACTTTTGCTTGATCGCCTCAAAAGCTTTCTGATGTTCTGGCATCCATTGAAAActcatatttttctttaacagACTTCTCAATGGCGCTGTTAACTCTGCCtcttttgggatgtattttgcCAAATACTGTACTGACCCTAGAAATCTAAGCACTCCCTGCCTGTCATTGGGAGGTTTCATTTCTTGAATTGCCTTTACTTTCTCAGTGTCTGGCCTGACTCCCTCTGCAGTCACAATATAGCCCATATATCTAACAGAGTTTACCCTGAACTggatcttttctttgttaaacttGATGTTTTTGACACGTGCTGTTTCCATTACCTGATGTAAAATCTCATCATGTTGTTTACTTGTCTCAGCTGCTATAATCATATCATCAGCAATCATATATACACCTTTTATATGCCCAaatgtttcttgatttttctgttgaaaaacctcactTGAGGATTTAAGCCCAAATGGTAAACGATTAAAACAATACCTTCCCCACGGCGTATTGAATGTACATAATCTGGATGATGCTTTATCTAGTTTTACCTGCCAATAGCCATCTTTCTCATCTATTATTGTGAAGATTTTCTTTCCAGCTAGGTGACTTAAAACTTCCTCAACTGTTGGGATGGTATAATGTTGTCTCCGCACTGCCTTATTTAGATCTCGCGGATCAAGACATATACGCAGAGACCCATTCTTTTTTTCAGTGATAACAAGACTACTCACCCAATCTGTGGGTCCTACAACTTTTGTTATAACTCCCATATTTTCCATCTGATCAAGGGTATCCTTTAGCCTATCATGTATGGCAAAGGGCACTCTCCTACATCCTTGGATCACGGGAACCACTGTTGGatcagtgtgaatgtggtgatgtccTTGAAACTCACCGAGACCCTGGAATACTTTTGGATATAAGCTGAGCAATTTTTCTTGTGTTAATAACCCCTCTGCCTGTATCAGATCTACCCTATAAATTAAACCCAAATTCTCACAAGCTGGTCTGCCTAATAATGGGGTTGTCGAGCAATCTGTCACATAAAACAACAGATTATACACTCCTTTTGCTGTTATACAATCAAACTCAACTGCTCCcattggttgtatttttgttcCCCCATATGCAACCAGCACTACTTTACTCTTAGACATTTGTTTTGCACCAGGTATTCTAGAAAATATACTAAATGGTAACACATTTGCTTCAGCTCCAGTATCTAATTTAAACTTAATTATACAGTCTCTTATGGAAATATCAGCATACCATCCTGCCTTGTTTGTTATCTGTGTATCCTTCATTTCTTCATCCAGCTTTCCTATCATTAAATTACTTACATTCAACTCATGAATGTGTTGTCTGGCTTGTATATTCACAGGATTGGTCACCCTTGACCTGCATAACCTGGCATAATGATTTTTCTTGCCACACTTGTTGCAGGTCTTTCCAAATGCTGGACATCTCCGAGGTTCATGAGCTGTACCACAATAACCACACTTATTCTGATTTTtccaattgtctctgtgtcttgaCTCCCTGGTTCCCAGAGCTTGAGTTAtaatctctttgttttctccatggCTGTCTTGTAATTCAAACACTCCTTCTTCCGATGTTATTGCCATGGTTCTCAGCTGAGCTCTCGTTGTCTCATCAACCCGGCATATCTCCACGGCCTTCTCAAGTGTAAGATCGGCTTCTTGTAACAACTTTTGTTTCAGTTTCTCTTGCTGTAAACTAAAAACAACTTTATCTCTTATCATctcattaactgccattccaaattcacagctggctgctttcagttttagCTCAGCAATAAATTGCACATTTGTAACTCCAGGACTCTGCATATGGTTCCAGAAACAAAACCTTTCAAACACAATGTTCTTCCGAGGTAAAAAATAAGTCCTAAACTGTTCCAGAACCTCTGCAATATCTTTCGGGTTCTCCTCggcaaaaacaaatgtattatataaagaaACTCCTTCCTCTCCCACACAATGTAGCAGGATAGCTATCTGCCGCTTCTTTGACACATTCTCAAGTCCCGCTGCAGCAAGATACAACTGAAAGGCCTGTTCCCACTGTCTCCAGTTCTCAGCCAAATTACCTTGCATagcaagggaaggaggaggacgaaATGACTCCATGTCTAAACACTCCTTTTTCGGGGGACGCTAGCTTCCAGGTTGTAGCACAGGAGAGGTttgtatcccacttctgacaccatgtagtattcttcgtatgaaggaagctcaacagccagcagagtcttgtaggaaagagtttattccaaacattaggaaggctgctgaggctttgggtgcacaaaagctatatatcccagcaatcagtagttcttacattacagctgtagcaaccagagagtgtggcttaaaggcacagtataccacacatagcatgaaagcatttctttgctctttaacctccctcttgtttgctattctaacacttctgcaaaccctgaattccaaacgaccAGCTCAATCCAAAGATTCcatttcgtcaaggccagacagctcgttagcgtTAGCATCTGTCTgaatgctatcagactgagagctgtcctcccttcctgagtcaatttgcacctggctagtatcatcaacaccattccctgccgtgagaaagcctccctgttcctcatctttcaCAGCAGgagcactctgaacctgaatcccataatccccatcagagtcactctgaggctccagctgagtctcAACATGGAATCGCTGTACTTGGTCACAAAGAGCCTGTTTTGAGGGGCAAGGGGAACCGTAATTGCCTgttcaattaaaaagaaaaatcattctCATTAACTTTGGAACAGACCATGTACTATTGATAGAATGTTTCACATTTTGTGCTAACAAAGCACAGAAGGATAATACCATGAGcaattacaaaatataaaacctgctttgattgttACAGGAAACACATCAAAGTTAGTGGCAGAGTCTTAAACTTGGTTACAGAAGCCCATAAAGCAGACTTTCCAACTCAGATCGGGTTGCCATTTGTGGACAGTCCATGTGCTGCCTCTTTCCCTCAagctgaggaagaagaggaggaggaggaggaggcggggagaAAGCAGCCTCAGGAAAGGAAATAATGTTAGTCTTTACATAGATCTAGCAGTTGGTGTGTTGTGCCCTGCTACTACCATACACACACAAAGTGGTTCAGGTTACTTCTATAGTGTTGGTCCAGAATCCTGTCAGTGCACTATGCCAGTGTGACTGTATCAGGAGAGAGAAAAACCACAAGTGCAGCAGCTGTGAAAgaagttgagttgctgtgagttttccaggctgtatggccatgttccagaagctttgtctcctgacgtttcacccacatctatggcaggcatcctcagagtttgtgaggtatattggaaactaggccagtgatgTTTAtacatttgtggaaggtccagggttggagaaagaattcttgtccatTGGAAGAGAATTCTCTCTTATAAGAGGTTGTGTTTCAGGTGGTTGTAAATACGGTGAGCCTATGGTATTTTCAaagtccttttggctgcaagaaattgtaggatagtatctgtgtctctgcagcataGATGGAAGGTCAGAAAGCACAGCAGATGAGTTTTCCTTGTCCTTAGTgtttccaatctccgtgtgtcttggaacaatttcttcccatagagatgttcaatgtgttgtcgaaggctttcatggccagaatcactgtaagttttccaggctgtatggccaggtcccagaagcattctctcctgacatttcagccacatctatgacaggcatccttggagtttgtgaggtatatggaaactaggtcagtgagatttctatatctgtggaaggtccagagtggaagAAGTGAAGCATTGCTAAAATTGTATCTGCCATCCCTTGTTGCTACTATGCAACCGCAGAAAAATTGCCCCTGCTAGAACAATGCATGAACAGGAGGACTGTAGCCTTAATTTCCACTGGTTAAATGATAAGCACTTAACCTGGGTTCTCTTTCCTTCAAAGGAGGTTACTGGAGATTTAGAGCACTTCTGTGATAGAAGATTTATTTACACATACAAATGGGATGGATGTAAAATGAGGTCTCACAGCATGAATACAGATTCTCATTCCATGTTAGATTTCTAGAGGAACCAGCAGCACCGTAGGATTTCCTGCAGAGAGCAGTCAGCTTTCCCCTCAATTTCAGACCCAGTTCCAACACAAATTAACTTCTTGCTACATGCAGAGAGATCTTGTTCAGCAGGACATAAGAAATATGAGTCATCCCTGCCCATCACTTACACCTTTCTTGGGACATCCCAACTCCCACTGAAACACATAGTTAGAATTTGAGTAGTCAGTGATGGTTGGTGGTTCACAACTCTGCGGGCAGCTAATGTAATCTTGATTTTACCTCTATTCCTACGATGGCAGCAAGTTAAAAGCGAGCTCCCCTAGTCCTGGACCAGAGGTTTGTCAGaaaaggttgagcatcccttatttgaaaCTCCAAAATGTGGTGCCAGAGAAGAGTTTTGCAGATACTTAGGACTGTCACTATTTTCTGTACTGATACAGTtatactgtggcgcaggctggttagcagccagctgcaataaatcactctgaccaagaggtcatgagttcgaggccacccCTTGTCGGGGTGAGCAtccaacaattaaaattaaaaaaaatagcccctgcttttTGTTGACCTaaccaacccgaaagatagttgcatctatcaagtagaaaatttaggtaccacttatatgtggggaggctaatttacaacaccataaaaatcacccagccgccgttggaatgaggaagttgctgtcgaggtggatgatgaagcagctgctccccctgtggctggcatcaagcatcccctcaggaagctggaagctggggaaggtttaaattgtctctgcatctgtctctgtctctgttctatgttatatggcattgaatgtttgccttatatgtgtacaatgtgatccgccctgagtcccctttggggtgaaaagggcggaatataaatactgtaaataataaataaataaataatagtgcacCAATAGACAAAAAGGTAGATGGAAATGTAAATTGGCAGTGCCCACTTTTGATTTTGCCAGTGATTTCAGTTCTGTGACCACCACTGCAGCATAGTGTAGTACTTTGAGCACTAGAGACCAGGATTTCATTTCCTATGAGTCACTTTCAAATGTCCACCCTGAACAAAAGAAGGTGCAACTACAGTGTTCgatgtttaaatgtttaaacaaagaaaccaatgccaccttggatcAATTTCCATTTGAGATGCTTCTTGATGTTCATTCACTGCACTCTACATCCTTCTCTTTTTTaggtatatatattttatttcatgcaGTTCTACAACTggttttagcacagcaggttaactacCAGCTACATTAAATCTTGCCAATCAAAAGGCTAGCAGTTCAAAGGTTGGGTCAGAGTAAGCTCCTGGCCTTCAGCTAGGTAGCCTTCTGCCTACCTAgtggttcaaaagcaaaatgtcagtagataaataggtactgctttaaaaagcagggaggtattcaaaaggcacccataaggaaatgccaggaaaatgccAGCAATTTGATTAAGGAGGAAATTTACGAACAAAGCTCttagcagggagatggagcaacagcacacatatacacacacagtggccaaaactgagcacaagcctccaagatgccgaagatgggacaAAGCCTACAcatctctatctatgtacaattgtctgtctgtctgtctatctataaaacagcattgaatgtttgccatatatgtgtgttctgtgatccaccctgagtcccctttggggtgagaagggcagaatataaatacggtaaatacataaataaatttcttttctGTTTACCTGGAATTCTGTTGGTGTCTCACACATTTGTAAGTTTCCCTGAAGAAATTTTGAACAGTTTTGTTCTATCCGGAAAGTACTTATTTCAAGGCTGTGAAGAGCTGCATATACACTGGCACTGTAAATAGAGATGCCCATGCTGATGCTCCTGAGAATACACACATCCATTTGTGTCTTTGATTGCACAGTTGGGTGTGCTTTTAAATGCACAATGTTGACATTCGACACAAAGTCGGGTCGCACAACCAATGAAGAATTCTAGCTGTGTAGTGTAAAGGTCAAGCTCATCCATGCCTTAGTGTTTTCTATTTTTATCTATGGATATGAACATTGGCCACTAAAGAAAACTTCCAGTGGGCGAAAATCAATTTATTTGAAAAGTCAACTTTTCTCATGTAGGAGAGTAGTATGGACTACCaaagagacaaataaatggatctgAGATGAAATCTGGCATTAATTCTCACTAGAATGAATGGATGCATTAACtaactttatttgtttatttgttttattattatttattttattttatttacagtatttatattccgcccttctcaccccgaaggggactcagggcagaatataaattacacatataaggcaaa
Encoded here:
- the LOC103277564 gene encoding uncharacterized protein LOC103277564; this encodes MESFRPPPSLAMQGNLAENWRQWEQAFQLYLAAAGLENVSKKRQIAILLHCVGEEGVSLYNTFVFAEENPKDIAEVLEQFRTYFLPRKNIVFERFCFWNHMQSPGVTNVQFIAELKLKAASCEFGMAVNEMIRDKVVFSLQQEKLKQKLLQEADLTLEKAVEICRVDETTRAQLRTMAITSEEGVFELQDSHGENKEIITQALGTRESRHRDNWKNQNKCGYCGTAHEPRRCPAFGKTCNKCGKKNHYARLCRSRVTNPVNIQARQHIHELNDSY